The Carassius gibelio isolate Cgi1373 ecotype wild population from Czech Republic chromosome A19, carGib1.2-hapl.c, whole genome shotgun sequence genome segment tttttttggccattacAATTGCTTCAGTATTACTCTACTAATTTGGCAGCTCTGCAAGTTACAGCATTAAGATAAAGATGTTTTAATAGCATTTCTGGTTTAACGATGAAGTGTGTATTTTCTTTGCCACTAGTGAAACCAAATGGAACTGCAGTCTGTTTGTTTGAGTGGCCAGACAAAACAACAtaacttattattttttaaatttagtgACACTTGAAGTGCAGAAATTCTAAGATTCACTTAATCTTCAGTAGGAAAAATGCATTACAGTTGATAAATTCAGTTAATTTCTGTCCGTTCTAAAACTGATTCATTGACTTtctcaaaaatgttatttttaatgttagacAAAATTGTATCTTTTTACTTTGTAATATATTGTTCCATATCTCCTAATTTGATTTTTATtctttgaataacattttaaataaatagcaaatgtggacctcattcatgaaacacaagcaaAATTAACTTGTGTGAATTCTGCATAAAACGTTCTTACACAAGATTTTGTATTGAATTGAATGCTTTTAACAAAGCTTATGGCTTGGGATCATGAGTGAAGCCTAGTGTCTGTGTGAACAGACTGTTAAGCCACTTCACTTCGCATGCTAGTATCATGAAAGGCCTGAAAAAATGTAAGGCAAAATCACCCAATGCAAATTTTCATACATTACATagtagaaaataaaattaaaatgtttctaaaacattaatacaattCACTAGGCAATTTCACCCTGATAATGTGCAGTTATTCTGAACATAATattaaacaagatgattttaaaGCCTCGAAATCCATGGAAACTCCACACAAACTGTCACTTTCTGTCTGCATTCTCACCTTTCCAGTTTAAACTTGTTCTTTTTAGTTGACTTGACTCGGGTTCTTCATTGAAACTTCACGATCCCTGTTGATTGCCCAACAGGTCGAGGAAGCAATGCTACTTAATGaaataacatgtaatttattctgtaCTTCTGACCAGAGTGCAGTGGGGGTGAAGGAAGCCAAGGTAAGAACCAGCAgagcaaacacatttatttatgtttttatccaAAAGAAACGCTCTCTCAAATTCTCAGCTGCTTCCATTTCTGTCacgatttttttagttttttattttatttcttaaataaatcaAGGTGCTGAATGCTTAAGGCATTTGTTTGGCGTTTTTGTGTAGCTCTCTGCTCGCTGTGTCAGAATGAAGGTGTACACAGAAGAGGAAAGCTGAATAATTGACTAATATCAAAAGGGAATATTGGGCTGGATTTGTGCTGTACTCGGCTCCCAGTCTTCTTTTGACCCTCAGTCTggctttcttttaatttttttgctatgTCTTTCACATCACATTTTTTCTGGTCAGAAGGGCACAAatcttaagaaaaaataaataaataaacatccaaATATCAGTGGATAACCCTAGTCAATGAGCTCCCCACAGAAGGAGATATCAAAGACGCTTCTCTGCTCTGATCTTCCTAATAAGTTTCTCATCTTTCCTCTTTTCCCTCTTAATAACTGGGCTCCAATCGTTTCGATGATGTGTCTTGCTGTAACTCTGGCCTTCTTCGTGCTTTAGAGGGGGATGAGGATTTGCTGTGTCACACCTTCGTCTCTGTGATTGTCCACTTCCTGTAAGTGCCTGTGTTACTGAGCACACTGCCCCTCCTCTTCCTGTCATTGCAGCCCGAGGACATCGGTTCTGCACCCATCATCAACGCACCAGAGGGGAGCAAAGTGGACATCGAAGCCTTCAGTCAGTTTACAAAAATTATCACCCCCGCCATCACTCGTGTTGTGGATTTTGCCAAAAAGCTGCCCATGTTCTGTGAGGTAAGAACAATTAGAGCGGATGCAGAAATTGATATGAATAAGCGAagagaaagaatatatatatatatatatatatatatatatatatatatatatatatatatatatatatatatatatatatatatatatatatacagtattgttcaaaataatagcagtacaatgtgactaaccagaataatcatggtttttcgtatattttttattgctacgtggcaaacaagttaccagtaggttcagtagattctcagaaaacaaatgagacccagcattcatgatatgcacgctcttaaggctgtgcaattgggcaattagttgaaaggggtgtgttcaaaaaaatagcagtgtctacctttgactgtacaaactcaaaactattttgtacaaacattttttttttctgggatttagcaatcctgtgaatcactaaactaatatttagttgtatgaccacagttttttaaaactgcttgacatctgtgtggcatggagtcaaccaacttgtggcacctctcagctgttattccactccatgattctttaacaacattccacaattcattcacatttcttggttttgcttcagaaacagcatttttgatatcaccccacaagttctcaattggattaaggtctggagattgggctggccactccataacattaattttgttggtttggaaccaagactttgcccgtttactagtgtgttttgggtcattgtcttgttgaaacaaccatttcaagggcatgtcctcttcagcatagggcaacatgacctcttcaagtattttaacatatgcaaactgatccatgatccctggtatgcgataaataggcccaacaccatagtaggagaaacatgcccatatcatgatgcttgcacctccatgcttcactgtcttcactgtgtactgtggcttgaattcagagtttgggggtcgtctcacaaactgcctgtggcccttggacccaaaaagaacaattttactctcatcagtccacaaaatgttcctccatttctctttaggccagttgatgtgttctttggcaaattgtaacctcttctgcacatgccttttttttaacagagggactttgcgggggattcttgaaaatagattagcttcacacagacgtcttctaactgtcacagtacttacaggtaactccagactgtctttgatcatcctggaggtgatcattggctgagcctttgccattctggttattcttctatccattttgatggttgtcttccattttcttccacgtctctctggttttgctctccattttaaggcattggagatcattttagctgaacagcctatcattttttgcacctctttataggttttcccctctctaatcaactttttaatcaaagtacgctgttcttctgaacaatgtcttgaacgacccattttcctcagctttcaaatgcatgttcaacaagttttggcttcatccttaaataggggccacctgattcacacctgtttcttcacaaaattgatgacctcagtgattgaatgccacactgctatttttttgaacacacccctttcaactaattgcccaattgcacagccttaagagcgtgcatatcatgaatgctgggtctcatttgttttctgaaaatctactgaacctactggtaacttgtttgccacgtagcaataaaaaaatatacgaaaaaccttgattattctggttagtcacattgtactgctattattttgaacaatactgtatatatatatatatatatatatatatatatatatatatatatatatatatatatatatatatatatatatatatatatatatataaaatgcattaaatccgATTTCACTTTTTTCACGTTGGTTGGTGTGTAATGTTGGTGTTTGAACATATCTATATAACAGTATCTGCAAAGTTACGAAGCTGAAAGTTCAGTGTAAACTGAGATAtcgtcttttaaaattctggcaaTTTAATGCCTACGAAAACGGCTGGCAAGGGACTACAATAAGTTATTTTCCAAGGTCcgtgacatcacaaacccagataaacctAGGAAACTAGAGGTGTacataaaaatgtctttatttcttcAATATATGAATGGCGATTATGTCTTCTaacgattctaatggattcacaagtttcagaaTCATCGTTCTAAAGCAGCAGTTCTTAATACTGTTCCTCACATCCCCCTGCTTTGCACACGctctgaatctctctctctctctctctctctctctctctctctctctctctctctcattcagctcAGCTCCAACAATGAACTGTTCcaattatacacttattttcacatagctATGAGAAGGGTTAAACATGGACGTGCGTGCAGTTGCCGTATTGTAtaatattaaagctttaatcaggataaaaacatgtattaaaagctaacataagcagtagcatttacaaatattAGCATTTCTAAAAGTATgatacaacaacaaacaaaaaacataggcGTACCATTATAACCCGTGTTTGCACATGTTCTGCACGATCCTCTTCAAAAATATCCtcaatcatagactgtaaaaaaaagatgGATGACACACATTCTCTTCCATTGAACAAAAGTGAAGTCGCCATTGTCCTAATAGGGTGTGGCCATATTGCGCTGATTTGGGACCAGAGACTGCACAGCAGAGAGTGAAGTGGAACCATGTCCCACCCACAATCCCACAGTCAACCGCAAACACACAAATGCACCTGACCCTTATTTTAATTAGCCTGACTGGTCCAATTTTTGTCTGCTGATTTTTGGTATAAGAGGCTTGTGTTAAAATAAGGTAAATACAATTCCAATCTCTTCCTGAAGTTCCCGAAAAAGTCAGTTGGCACCTCATTTCGCTCAGAGAAGCTGTCAGCCTCAGCTGTCAATCATAACGTCACACTCCCGTTTTTATAGCATCACATAACTAACTAAAatcaaacttattttaaaaacaaacacacctAACTTACATCAGCATGAtcaaatctacatcaaattacataaaacaaaattgaaaacaaaatatttaaagtgaaatttaattattttgtttgtctCACGTCCCATTAAATTACATGGAGTGGGTGGGGTTTATGAACAATACTGGGACCAGCCAAATGCAATGGCTTCACTTTTGAGGATTAGCAGTTCAATTAAATTTtgctccaaatatatgaactaacctgttttgaatacattatatttaacgtgttcgtttatgtccaatattagtgtcaaaatgttggactttaaatgaaatcacaGGACACACGATATGACAGTTGCATCTGAATTTATATGAACTAGcggttttaaatatagtatttttatatttaacattagtttatcagtatgtttgaaagtatatttttttgattattggtgattccataggctctctcttgCAAACACATGCgcagtttaaaacaccaaatagttatgctgtgacaagaacaaagagtctctctcttgctccacccatgcaggATAATATCTGATTATGAGTATTATGAAATGTAATATACTCTAATTATAAGTACTTTATTTTTGGAATGTTATGTACTCCAGATAACATGTAATCAGTTAACACCCAGCTCTGTGTAAAATGCATGAAACACAGGGAATGAAACTCCATCGAAACTCCATCTAAGGGGTTGGTTGAAGTGGGTCGATGTCCTATAAAACAAATGTGTCAAAGCAGATTCACAATGAGGgaatgaaatgctttaaaaatgaaatgaatggtGCAGTAAGCGATGTTTGAAAAACGCTGTTTATAAGCTCAGTGCACAAGACGGAGATTAGAAGAACAAGGTATTAATGGTCAAACTGACATGCAggcaaacaaattacattttacaaggtTTTATTTAGAGGGATGGCAGAAAGAAATACTAAAGAGGAAAATGTCTGAGGTAGGAATGTCCTGAGCTGATCTTAGGGATCGGGATTGTGGGCCAATTGAGCATTTTTTAGCTGATCAGTATTGGCTATCCTTCTTTACGTCAGCTGTCATGCTGGTGTGGTGCGGTAGGTGGCATATGTGCCTTTGAGCAtgtttgccaaccgccattaaaagaaaaagaagaagctcAAATGTGCTTATGTGATATGCGAGAACCAATGAGGTCTGTTCAAGCACGTCACACTCACATTTGACCTtctgtgtttaatgtttttgatgcACACTTTAGTAATGAATCACTCAAGTCATTTATCTACCGTCAGACTATATGAGACAAGCTGTCATAATGCGTTGCTATGGGTTGAGTCCTCAGTCTTGTCGCGAGCTTCATGCTTTATAACCATATCTCCACTTTTTCTCTTTTATGTTGCAATGATTCACCTTTTTTTTACATCTAAAACAGATTAATTTTATCATCAGTCCCATTTTCATAATTGTGACCACGCAGCCTGTTTACAGTGTCTACCATTGTAACATGTTACATCTACCAGTGCCTTTGTACATAagtacagtggttctcaacccacgGGCTGCATGCGGCCCGTCACAAATTCAAGTGTGGCCCACCTTgctgaacacaatttaaaaaaataaatttgttctacaattcattttagtttttacatcaATTTAAAAGTATACTTAACAAATATAagctataatgtttttttatgtaaaataatttagtttttaatatattattttcagacacaaGCAGACCTGTGCTCACATTATTAAAGTTACACATTTAACGAAAACTCACAAGCatgcactttggcagaattcagtttaaattgtaatcaGCAGCCATTCGTTCGGTAAATTTGAGCGTCAGAATTGACACATTTGCTATTAAGGGAGAAAAACGAAATGtggaaaatgccagcgaatgaacacatacaaacaAGAGTCATCGCAGTAGTGAAAGAAGGAAAGTGCTGGACTTTCAGCATCAACTTTCAGTTTGCCCCGCCATTCACTTGAAGATATTTAGCCTATATTTACTGCTATATCCCATATTTTGTGCAGACAATTCACTAAAGCTCGCTTTGCGGGTCATAGATGTGCCAGCGTGATCACTTGCATTTGTTTCCGTGGATTTGCCGTCATTATTActcataagagtaatacatcattcgtaactataaagggtctacttttatttgtgcactcacaatagcaacaaaacattgtgcttttataaaataaagaaaacaaacatgatgcactTTCTGCCGTCTCCTCTTGAACAGGAGCGCTTACAAAAAGGAACCAAAATTTAGCTCACACTATAGAAATCTTAAAAATAACTACTTaacgaaataaaacaaatcaaaaataaaaactctttcattataatcataatccgtaAAGAATGCACTTCTCTCTAAATGTGCGTCTGAGGAAATGGAGACAGGATCGGCAGCTTCAATCTTgcgacacagactcagaaaacactatttattagtaaataattaaagtattaaattatattattacggCATATCAATATTTGATATTAATTTGGATCAACATAGGCTACAATGTGAACTCAAATTTTCTGCAATGTCACGCGTCAAGTCACGCTTCATTGTGCTGAAGTGCTGTGTCCTTTCGAGCCAAATTTCACAAAATTGGTTATCTCccaacagcatcaggtgttttattaatggtgtttattttttacattgaatgTAATCGATTCGATATCATCATATTTAGGCTATAATAAGTGTATATGAATGTAGGGGCGGAGACATCCTTTTGGGTAggagtgtgtttgttttggtgatttcaaatatcaaCAGCGTTTTCCAGAAATCACTTTCTGCAACAttaaatgaaacacattttagttGCCCATCTTTGGATACACGATTCTACATATTATAACTGTGATAAATGTGCAATTTGTGTCATTGTTCAGCTGCCTTGTGAGGACCAGATCATTTTGCTGAAGGGCTGCTGTATGGAGATCATGTCCCTGCGAGCGGCGGTGCGTTACGATCCAGAGAGTGAGACTCTGACGCTGAACGGGGAGATGGCAGTCACACGGGGCCAGCTCAAGAACGGGGGTCTGGGCGTGGTCTCCGATGCCATCTTTGATCTGGGCGTCTCGCTGTCATCCTTCAACTTGGATGATTCGGAGGTGGCATTGCTACAAGCCGTGATTCTGCTTTCCTCCGGTCAGTGCTATTCTCAGTTTTAATcatataatttattctttttcttGTCCATCACATTATGGTAAAAtgtgttcacacaaaaataaggcattttaaatattattgccaAGATCTCCATCTCTCTTCTCACAATCCTTCTTTACAGACTAGAGTTTCTTGTCGCAGTGAAAGATCCTAAGAATGTTACATGGTCCAGAATTGTGATGCAGGCGTTTGTCAGTTGCCTATCGAAGCCTGTTTCAACCGCTGactttttatctctttttttttcataattgcgagatataaactcaaaattttgaattataaagtctgactttataacatgcaattctgactttatatcactCAGTTCTGGGTTTATAATTTGCAATAACGAGCTTATatattgcaattctgagaaaagggTCAGAATAGCAGGTTTATATCAGGCAATTTtaagaaaaatgataaaaaaaagaagttgtAGTTGTAGTCTTGAAGTTGTCTTTGGATTTCTAGTAGAAAATATTGGCTAGTGGTAAATTGGGTTAAAACATGTTTACATGACACCTTCATACAGTGATGCATTTCTGccacacacatttttttcactCAATTTCCACTTTTCTTGTAATAACAAGGTATTTAAAAAGGTGTCAgaacaatatattattttgtgtttaaacttgttaaaaaaagtttttcctCATAATAAcgacattttcacaaaaatgttttgaGTTTTTGAGTGTTGCTGTCGCCACAGTCCTGAGATAAACAAGTATCTGCACACTCCTGAAGTTACTACTgaagttttacatttattttaatgttattcttTTTTATTGAAGTGGCATTATTAGGATTAATCTTTGATCTATCGACAATATATTGCTATCCAGAAATCACTCAGACACAGAGGATATGACTAATTTAAGATGATCCGATCAAACCTGGTCTCAGAATATTGCAAGAAAAGATGTTGTTTTAATGAGATGATTATGCCATGACATCTCATTATTACGAGATATTTCAGTGGAAAAGAATATGTGTGGCAGCAATTTGTCTCTGTACCTACATAATCAAAACATGAGCAAATTCCAGTAAATATGAGAATATCCTTGTGCATGCAAATGCAGTCAAAGAGAGGCATAAATGTCTTAAAGAAGGATGCACTATGACTAAAACGATCAATTTGAGCAGTGAAAAAAATCCTATTAATGCCGGTTGTCAAAACTAGCCGTGACTTCCACCAGGAGTCTGTTTAAAAGCTATTAGGCCAGTTGCAGTGGCTGATTACCCAGGATTACACAGGCCACTGACGGGAAACCacttaataacactgttaaaacagGATTACACTTCAACTGAGAATGTCTCAATCAATAGATAAAGACTTCAGTCCAAGTGGACTCTCTTCTACAGATTTGTTATTGATT includes the following:
- the thrb gene encoding thyroid hormone receptor beta isoform X4, yielding MATDLVLDDSKRLAKRKLIEENRERRRREEQQKTVWERPEPTQEEWELIRGVTEAHMATNAQGNHWKQKRKFLVEEAMLLNEITCNLFCTSDQSAVGVKEAKPEDIGSAPIINAPEGSKVDIEAFSQFTKIITPAITRVVDFAKKLPMFCELPCEDQIILLKGCCMEIMSLRAAVRYDPESETLTLNGEMAVTRGQLKNGGLGVVSDAIFDLGVSLSSFNLDDSEVALLQAVILLSSDRPGLTSVERIERCQEEFLLAFEHYINYRKHKVAHFWPKLLMKVTDLRMIGACHASRFLHMKVECPTELFPPLFLEVFED